A genomic segment from uncultured Desulfuromonas sp. encodes:
- a CDS encoding EAL domain-containing protein, with translation MSDKASGKNIMTYRRVALMLAVLFCFFIASASILSSAAREKALEQALQQSFDVEQNLIASMLSESLLRSDYVQVRTMLGDYFEGHPAYLSISLTAPNGFTIFSARRSSDLKEKIRFQIKELHVGSTFEGILELRKQDQVKSAWWIKNDVTFLGVVVLPLLFLAALVWLIVKKLGLDPLYSEAKSQASSYQALFEQSKEAVVVVSEAGMIEKMNPEALNLFQIPADQLPMDIKAFHAPQSLFPVTQFLEKTQRQGYCSDVVHLAENDLYLEVVASLITIKDQQKIQLLIHDVSDVHRYKKKLESLSDELKNSLRTYQDLFNNVADGLVVRDINGHLLMANKSFLSLLGYEEDELLGTHCTKICKDQNCARFSDILQGRTVVFQCLQQAKNGEEIPVEVNSTLIFFKGQNAVLSVVRDIRERLKNEEQIKQLMMVVENSNDGVLVTDISGQIVAVNQAFCRISGYQEKEVLGENPRMFKSGAHDPSFYENMWTQLAEQGQWQGEIWNRNKNGERYPEMLTIRTLLDETGEAYRYVAIFTDLSTEKALEKKVLHLAQTDPLTGMPNRVLFRDRLQQAIKHVQRNASTLAVYALGLDHFKKINDSLGHTIGDRILIEVASRLKKCLRDEDTFCRHSGDEFTLMTYCGADAIDASAVANKILKAIRQPFLIDGTELFLTASIGIALFPKDSSDDLGLMQKAENAMHQSKKKGRDCFCYFSREFSEQAEEALHLTNLLHKALEKEELQLFFQPQVDLESRRIIAAEALLRWHNDELGWISPARMIPLAEESGIILPIGKWVLDQAAKQIRSHRHEHGEWLPIAVNISVKQFITDDFVSMVKQVIDEHEIPASSLELELTESLMLADVDLAIKKMGELHAFGVPLSLDDFGTGYTSLAYLKRFPVDKIKLDRAFVTDIHHSKGDAALAKSLVAFTREMEFELIAEGIEEEIQGEYLKAMGFRYGQGYLYSKPLPKDEFSRLFTVRMMTA, from the coding sequence ATGAGCGATAAAGCATCAGGCAAAAATATCATGACGTATCGACGCGTTGCATTGATGTTGGCCGTACTCTTTTGTTTTTTTATCGCTTCTGCCAGTATCCTCTCCTCCGCAGCGCGCGAAAAGGCTTTGGAACAAGCACTGCAACAGAGTTTTGACGTGGAACAAAATCTGATTGCCTCCATGTTGAGTGAATCCTTGCTGCGCAGTGATTATGTCCAGGTGCGCACCATGCTCGGTGATTATTTTGAAGGACATCCCGCCTACCTTTCGATCTCCTTGACCGCTCCCAACGGTTTTACGATCTTTTCAGCACGTCGTTCATCAGATCTCAAAGAGAAGATCCGGTTTCAAATAAAAGAATTGCATGTTGGCAGCACGTTTGAGGGAATCCTTGAGCTGAGGAAGCAAGACCAGGTTAAGTCGGCATGGTGGATAAAAAATGATGTGACGTTTCTTGGCGTTGTTGTTTTACCCCTTCTTTTTCTGGCCGCATTAGTTTGGTTGATCGTCAAGAAGCTCGGTCTTGACCCGCTTTATTCTGAAGCCAAAAGTCAGGCCTCGTCCTACCAGGCACTTTTCGAACAAAGTAAAGAAGCCGTTGTGGTCGTATCCGAAGCCGGGATGATTGAAAAAATGAATCCTGAAGCGTTGAATCTGTTTCAGATTCCAGCAGATCAGCTCCCTATGGATATAAAGGCCTTCCACGCCCCGCAAAGTCTTTTTCCCGTAACCCAGTTTTTAGAGAAAACGCAACGTCAGGGCTACTGTAGTGATGTCGTGCATCTCGCGGAAAATGATCTCTACCTTGAAGTGGTTGCCAGCCTGATAACCATCAAAGATCAACAAAAAATTCAGTTGCTGATCCATGATGTCTCCGATGTCCATCGTTACAAGAAGAAGTTGGAAAGTTTGAGTGACGAATTGAAGAACAGTCTGAGAACCTATCAAGATCTTTTTAATAATGTTGCTGATGGCTTGGTCGTGCGCGATATCAATGGCCACTTGTTAATGGCGAATAAGTCGTTTTTGTCTTTACTGGGGTATGAAGAAGATGAGCTGCTTGGCACACATTGCACAAAAATTTGCAAGGATCAGAACTGCGCCCGTTTTTCTGACATCCTTCAGGGGCGAACCGTTGTTTTTCAATGTTTGCAGCAAGCGAAAAATGGAGAAGAGATTCCCGTTGAGGTGAATAGCACGCTGATTTTTTTCAAAGGACAGAATGCCGTGCTCAGTGTTGTGCGGGATATTCGAGAGCGGTTGAAAAATGAGGAACAGATCAAGCAATTGATGATGGTGGTTGAAAACAGTAACGACGGGGTACTGGTGACGGATATCTCCGGACAAATTGTTGCCGTCAATCAGGCTTTCTGCCGGATCAGCGGTTATCAGGAAAAGGAGGTTTTGGGGGAGAATCCGCGTATGTTCAAATCGGGAGCCCATGATCCATCTTTTTACGAAAACATGTGGACACAACTTGCCGAGCAGGGGCAATGGCAGGGCGAGATCTGGAACCGTAATAAAAATGGCGAGCGCTATCCCGAGATGTTGACCATTCGTACGTTACTGGATGAAACCGGGGAAGCGTATCGTTATGTTGCCATTTTCACGGATTTAAGCACTGAAAAGGCTTTGGAGAAAAAAGTTCTTCATCTGGCACAGACGGATCCATTGACCGGTATGCCCAATCGTGTTTTGTTTCGCGATCGCCTCCAGCAAGCCATCAAACATGTGCAGAGAAATGCATCCACCTTGGCTGTCTATGCTCTGGGATTGGATCATTTTAAAAAAATAAATGACAGCCTCGGACACACCATCGGTGACAGAATCTTGATCGAAGTGGCCAGTCGCCTGAAAAAATGTCTGCGCGACGAAGATACATTCTGCCGCCACAGTGGCGATGAATTTACTCTGATGACGTATTGCGGTGCCGATGCGATTGATGCTTCTGCTGTTGCCAACAAGATTCTCAAAGCGATTCGACAACCCTTCCTGATTGATGGGACTGAACTTTTCTTGACGGCAAGCATCGGTATCGCGCTGTTTCCCAAAGACAGCAGCGATGATCTTGGTCTGATGCAGAAGGCGGAAAACGCCATGCATCAGTCCAAAAAGAAGGGACGTGACTGTTTCTGTTATTTTTCGCGGGAGTTCTCCGAACAAGCCGAAGAAGCGCTGCATTTGACAAACCTACTCCATAAAGCTCTTGAAAAAGAGGAACTGCAATTGTTCTTTCAGCCTCAGGTTGATCTTGAAAGCAGACGGATTATCGCTGCTGAAGCGCTTCTCCGTTGGCACAATGATGAGCTCGGCTGGATCTCTCCGGCTCGGATGATTCCCCTGGCGGAAGAAAGTGGCATCATTCTACCCATTGGCAAATGGGTTCTGGATCAAGCGGCAAAACAGATCCGTAGTCATCGTCACGAGCATGGTGAATGGCTGCCGATTGCCGTCAATATTTCTGTGAAACAATTTATCACCGACGATTTTGTTTCAATGGTGAAACAGGTCATTGATGAACATGAAATTCCGGCCTCAAGCCTTGAGCTCGAGTTAACCGAGAGTCTGATGTTGGCTGATGTCGATTTGGCGATCAAGAAGATGGGAGAGCTTCATGCGTTCGGTGTTCCTTTATCCTTGGACGATTTTGGTACCGGCTATACGTCACTGGCCTATCTCAAAAGGTTTCCAGTCGATAAAATTAAACTCGACCGCGCGTTTGTCACCGATATCCATCACAGCAAAGGCGATGCCGCTCTGGCTAAATCTCTGGTCGCGTTTACACGGGAAATGGAATTTGAACTGATCGCCGAGGGGATCGAAGAAGAGATACAGGGAGAATATCTTAAAGCCATGGGCTTTCGCTATGGACAGGGCTATCTTTATTCGAAACCTTTACCCAAAGATGAATTTTCCAGATTATTTACAGTGCGGATGATGACCGCATAA
- a CDS encoding restriction endonuclease subunit S: MSRAVLMHGEQKKIADCVDVQPGFSLRGASTHDPYGTHQVVMSRHLRPGERYRYQKEDELRIVPDRAVDKYLLQPGQILFMSRGVGNYAVLLEDLPSPAIATLTFFILTVKSDVDPGYLVWYLNQEPFQAQLNEIRTGAGTPMIPRREFCDLSIPLPRPEQQKGIAHLGHLMAKEKRLLRQLQQETEHREKLLGTQIVRSLARN, encoded by the coding sequence ATGAGCCGGGCTGTATTGATGCATGGAGAGCAGAAAAAAATAGCCGATTGTGTGGATGTGCAGCCCGGTTTTTCTTTACGCGGTGCCAGCACGCATGATCCTTATGGGACGCACCAGGTGGTCATGTCCCGACACCTGCGACCCGGAGAGCGTTACCGCTATCAGAAAGAGGATGAACTGCGGATTGTCCCTGACAGGGCTGTCGATAAATATCTGCTGCAACCGGGACAGATTCTGTTCATGTCGCGCGGTGTCGGCAACTATGCCGTGCTGCTCGAAGATCTTCCGTCTCCGGCCATCGCCACGCTGACTTTTTTTATTTTAACGGTAAAATCGGATGTTGATCCCGGATACCTTGTCTGGTATTTGAACCAGGAGCCGTTTCAGGCGCAACTCAATGAAATACGAACCGGCGCTGGTACCCCTATGATCCCGCGTCGGGAATTTTGCGATTTATCCATTCCGCTGCCACGACCCGAGCAGCAAAAAGGAATTGCGCACTTGGGCCATCTGATGGCAAAAGAGAAACGACTGTTGCGACAGCTGCAGCAAGAAACCGAACATCGAGAGAAATTGCTCGGCACACAGATTGTGCGGAGCTTGGCGAGAAACTGA
- a CDS encoding type I restriction-modification system subunit M, with product MTKIEQREINEILWRACDSMRGTVDPIEYKDYILTMLFVKYISDVWQDHYDECRKMYGDDELRIQRRMERERFVLPPNGSFSYLYENREAPNLGELVNIALEQIELANKTKLTNVFRNVDFNSESRLGDTRKRNQILKHMIEDFGSPKLDLRPSRIGNLDIIGNAYEYLIGRFAAGSGKKAGEFYTPPEVSTLIAQLVDPQPGERIYDPACGSGSLLLKCANQVGGNDFSLYGQESISGTWALCMMNMFLHNVNSSNIQWGDTLLEPKLTENDKLMKFEVVVANPPFSLDKWGAEKAGEEQKRFDRWHRGVPPKSRGDYAFISHMIESTTEGTGRVGVVVPHGVLFRGGSEGRIRQALIDENLLDAVIGLPPNLFFGTGIPTAVLLFRRDRGERTDVLFIDASREFEQGKNQNLIREDEEVAKIVATYAKRETVDKYAYVASRDEIIANDYNLNIPRYVDTFEEEEEVDIQAVQKRIDDIEKELAQVREEMAACLKELGL from the coding sequence ATGACCAAGATTGAACAGCGGGAAATCAACGAGATTCTATGGCGCGCGTGCGATTCCATGCGTGGCACGGTTGACCCGATTGAATACAAAGACTACATCCTGACCATGCTCTTCGTGAAATATATTTCCGATGTCTGGCAGGATCATTATGACGAATGCCGCAAAATGTACGGTGATGACGAGTTGCGCATTCAGCGGCGCATGGAACGGGAGCGCTTTGTCCTGCCTCCGAACGGATCTTTTAGCTATCTCTACGAGAACCGCGAAGCACCGAATCTGGGCGAGCTGGTCAATATTGCTCTGGAGCAGATTGAACTCGCCAATAAAACCAAGTTGACCAACGTGTTTCGAAATGTCGATTTCAACTCCGAATCGCGCCTCGGTGACACGCGAAAGCGCAACCAGATTCTCAAGCACATGATCGAGGATTTCGGCAGCCCTAAGCTCGATCTGCGCCCGTCGCGGATCGGCAATCTCGACATTATCGGTAACGCCTACGAGTATCTGATCGGACGTTTCGCCGCCGGGTCCGGCAAAAAGGCCGGTGAATTCTATACCCCTCCCGAGGTCTCCACTTTGATCGCTCAGCTTGTCGATCCGCAACCCGGCGAGCGTATCTACGACCCGGCATGCGGCTCCGGCTCATTGCTGCTCAAGTGCGCAAATCAAGTCGGTGGTAATGACTTTTCTCTCTACGGGCAGGAGTCGATCAGCGGTACCTGGGCATTATGCATGATGAACATGTTTCTGCACAACGTGAACAGCTCGAACATCCAGTGGGGCGATACTCTGCTTGAACCGAAACTGACCGAAAACGACAAGCTGATGAAGTTTGAGGTGGTGGTTGCCAATCCGCCGTTTTCCCTAGATAAATGGGGCGCGGAAAAAGCCGGGGAGGAGCAGAAACGCTTTGATCGCTGGCATCGCGGCGTGCCGCCGAAAAGCCGCGGCGATTACGCCTTTATCAGCCATATGATCGAAAGCACCACCGAAGGCACCGGCCGGGTCGGCGTGGTTGTGCCGCACGGAGTGCTGTTTCGCGGCGGCTCCGAAGGGCGTATTCGTCAGGCCCTGATCGATGAAAACCTGCTCGACGCCGTCATCGGCCTACCGCCGAACCTGTTTTTCGGCACCGGCATTCCGACCGCCGTGCTGCTCTTCCGTCGCGATCGTGGCGAGCGGACCGATGTGCTGTTTATCGATGCCAGCCGTGAATTCGAACAAGGGAAAAACCAGAACCTGATCCGCGAGGATGAAGAGGTGGCTAAGATCGTCGCAACCTACGCCAAGCGCGAAACCGTTGACAAATACGCCTACGTGGCTTCACGCGACGAGATTATCGCCAACGACTACAACCTGAATATCCCACGCTATGTCGATACCTTCGAAGAGGAAGAAGAGGTCGATATCCAGGCGGTTCAGAAACGGATTGACGACATTGAGAAGGAACTGGCGCAGGTGCGTGAGGAGATGGCGGCCTGTTTGAAGGAGCTTGGCCTATGA
- a CDS encoding rubredoxin: MQQYRCSICGYIYDPEIGDETNGTPPQTAFEDLPEDWVCPHCGVDKSLFEAA; this comes from the coding sequence ATGCAACAGTACCGCTGTTCTATCTGTGGATATATCTACGATCCTGAAATCGGCGACGAAACAAACGGAACGCCGCCGCAAACCGCTTTTGAGGATCTCCCTGAGGACTGGGTCTGTCCGCACTGTGGTGTCGATAAATCGCTTTTCGAAGCGGCCTGA
- the phnD gene encoding phosphate/phosphite/phosphonate ABC transporter substrate-binding protein — MRRALLTALFVVSLFLLFTNAVGAKALVFSVHPYLSSIELKKRFQPLVEELSLQTGYQILFRVSKDYESHVADLCSGQTDIAFIGPAVYVTATALNPEIKLLGVLNGEIPLLRGILVVRTDSTIKRPADLERRSVAFVSPESTMGFKLACYTLNKAGVSLHDLGGYAFLGNHENVAFSVLAGKFDAGAIKQEVYEKIAGQGLRGIVSLPAVADHPFVASSQLAPEACEKIKDVLLHLDQTESGRNILHALRADAVAIRPVTDEEYDPLRLCTDCLSTLEKDKNNER; from the coding sequence ATGAGAAGAGCGCTGTTGACAGCACTATTCGTTGTGTCTCTGTTTCTTCTTTTTACCAATGCGGTTGGAGCAAAAGCATTGGTTTTCTCCGTGCATCCATATCTTTCCTCGATTGAGCTGAAAAAACGTTTTCAGCCTCTCGTTGAGGAACTGTCTTTGCAAACCGGCTATCAGATTTTATTCCGGGTCTCTAAAGATTATGAAAGTCATGTGGCAGATTTGTGCTCTGGGCAAACGGACATCGCGTTTATTGGGCCCGCCGTTTACGTTACCGCTACGGCGCTTAATCCGGAGATCAAACTCCTTGGCGTGTTGAATGGGGAGATTCCTCTTCTTCGGGGAATCCTTGTCGTTCGAACTGACAGCACGATAAAGCGTCCGGCAGATCTTGAAAGAAGGTCTGTTGCCTTTGTCTCCCCGGAGTCAACGATGGGTTTTAAACTGGCCTGTTATACTTTGAACAAGGCCGGGGTTTCATTGCACGATCTGGGGGGCTATGCATTTTTGGGAAATCACGAAAATGTTGCCTTTTCAGTCCTGGCAGGAAAGTTTGATGCCGGTGCAATTAAACAAGAAGTTTATGAGAAAATCGCTGGACAAGGGCTGCGGGGGATCGTGTCACTGCCTGCTGTTGCCGATCACCCCTTTGTGGCGTCATCGCAATTGGCACCGGAAGCCTGTGAGAAAATAAAAGATGTGTTGCTGCATCTTGATCAGACAGAGTCCGGCAGAAACATCCTCCACGCATTACGTGCTGATGCTGTCGCCATTCGACCGGTTACTGATGAAGAATATGATCCGTTGCGCTTGTGTACGGATTGTCTCTCCACGCTGGAAAAGGATAAAAACAATGAGCGATAA
- a CDS encoding EAL domain-containing protein: MTHRTSTKGLWLTLFVLWSGLVLYVAWSEYHSQDRLIMDLAKAEAEGSFNKDLVYRRWAAKQGGVYVSVSDYTPPNPFLAHVPQRDVVTTDGKHLTLVNPAYMTRQVHELGAIQYGAKGHITSLNPLRPENTPDAWERDSLETMEKNPHEIVAMQLIDGQEYLRLIRPMYTETMCLKCHNSQGYEVGDVRGGISVSIPLKSYREAQQQLFRNDASHLFLLWLLGVVALFGLRYQVQTRLKREDEARKEIALSEEKYRVLFKDSLTGIGIADLETGRLIECNNKLAQMVGRQPEELIGQPQGILHPDFEKDKDSALTQTFLKHHGEFHGKVLSSQLITKNGQLKDVEIQGGIVTFGNRKYQFGMFLDVTERNRFEQQNHRLLQAIDQSPISIMMTTCDGTPVYCNQCFQEKTGYSLEDCSNSSNPFYQFIQQRLPSECSGYERNGIVEPWFEELEFHAPSGAVTWERISISSVYDLKEKCTHLVVIGEDITEEKENAQHFEFLATHDSLTGLANRLLLHDRLDQAIIKAKRTRSSVFLMLLDVDRFKVINDSMGHDNGDRLLQLIADRLLSLVREADTVVRLGGDEFVLLLNDVETLDDALKVADSIHQELATPFKLKDRQLPVAVSIGVCFYPEHGLSSVELLRHADVAMYKAKEEHSQTCVFEPSMDGFLLESLELEAQLRQAISNNELQVYYQPKVDADSEKIVGLEALLRWIQPEKGMISPGLFIPLAEQTDLIHEIGLWVIQEVCRQLREWCDLGFSMVPVAVNLSAKQFQSANLAKSVQEILESYQIDSAWFEFELTESMIMKNPLSSIRIMDDLKKLGIRLAVDDFGTGYSSLNYLRRLPLDYLKIDRSFIDDVTRDFSADAVATSIIGIAKSLGMQTIAEGVETVEQLTFLKDNHCDFIQGFYFYRPMPAEQVSELMNEPS, translated from the coding sequence ATGACACACAGAACATCGACAAAAGGGTTATGGTTGACCTTGTTTGTCTTATGGTCGGGGCTTGTCCTTTATGTCGCCTGGTCGGAATATCATAGTCAAGATCGATTGATTATGGATCTGGCCAAAGCCGAAGCGGAAGGCAGTTTTAACAAAGATTTGGTCTATCGGCGCTGGGCAGCCAAACAGGGCGGGGTGTATGTTTCGGTTAGTGATTATACCCCGCCCAATCCCTTTCTTGCCCATGTTCCTCAGCGTGACGTCGTTACGACGGACGGAAAACACCTGACCCTGGTTAATCCGGCCTATATGACACGCCAGGTCCATGAACTCGGTGCCATCCAATATGGTGCCAAGGGGCATATCACCAGCTTAAACCCGCTTCGTCCTGAAAATACCCCTGATGCCTGGGAGCGAGACAGTCTTGAAACGATGGAAAAAAATCCACATGAGATTGTTGCGATGCAATTGATTGATGGACAGGAGTATCTGCGCCTTATCCGGCCCATGTACACGGAAACCATGTGTTTGAAATGTCATAACTCTCAGGGTTATGAAGTCGGAGATGTCCGCGGTGGCATCAGTGTTTCGATCCCTCTCAAATCCTATCGCGAGGCACAGCAGCAACTTTTCAGGAACGATGCATCACATTTGTTTTTGTTGTGGCTTCTTGGTGTCGTGGCATTGTTTGGCTTGCGTTACCAGGTCCAAACACGGTTAAAGCGTGAAGATGAAGCCCGAAAGGAAATTGCTCTTTCCGAAGAGAAGTATCGTGTTTTGTTCAAAGACTCCTTGACCGGAATTGGGATTGCTGACCTTGAAACAGGCAGACTCATTGAATGTAATAATAAATTGGCTCAAATGGTAGGTCGACAGCCGGAAGAGTTAATTGGGCAGCCTCAAGGGATACTCCACCCGGACTTTGAAAAAGACAAAGACTCTGCGTTGACGCAAACGTTTCTGAAACATCATGGTGAATTTCATGGCAAAGTACTCAGTTCTCAGTTGATCACCAAAAATGGACAACTCAAAGATGTTGAGATTCAGGGTGGTATCGTGACTTTCGGTAATCGGAAATATCAGTTTGGTATGTTTCTGGATGTCACGGAAAGAAATAGGTTTGAGCAACAAAACCACCGACTTTTGCAGGCGATTGACCAGAGTCCTATTTCGATAATGATGACCACCTGTGATGGAACGCCAGTCTACTGTAATCAGTGTTTTCAGGAAAAAACGGGTTATTCACTGGAGGACTGTTCCAATTCTTCCAACCCGTTTTATCAATTCATACAACAACGCTTACCTTCTGAATGTAGCGGGTATGAACGCAATGGCATTGTAGAGCCATGGTTTGAAGAACTGGAATTTCATGCTCCCAGTGGCGCTGTCACTTGGGAGCGTATTTCTATTTCATCTGTTTATGATCTCAAGGAAAAATGTACCCACCTTGTTGTGATTGGAGAAGACATTACTGAAGAGAAAGAAAATGCCCAGCACTTTGAATTTTTGGCAACCCACGATAGTTTGACCGGATTAGCGAACCGCCTGCTGTTGCATGATCGCCTGGACCAAGCCATCATAAAAGCAAAACGCACTCGTTCCTCAGTGTTCTTGATGTTACTGGATGTAGACCGGTTCAAAGTGATCAATGACAGTATGGGTCACGATAATGGTGACAGGCTTCTCCAGCTTATTGCAGATCGACTTTTGTCTCTGGTTCGGGAAGCCGATACGGTTGTTCGCTTGGGAGGGGATGAGTTTGTTCTTCTTCTCAATGATGTTGAAACGTTGGATGATGCTTTAAAGGTTGCTGATTCGATTCATCAGGAGCTTGCCACTCCATTTAAACTCAAGGATCGTCAACTCCCTGTGGCTGTAAGTATCGGTGTTTGCTTTTATCCTGAGCATGGCTTGAGTTCTGTGGAATTATTGCGCCATGCTGATGTTGCCATGTACAAAGCCAAGGAAGAGCATAGCCAGACCTGTGTTTTTGAGCCTTCAATGGATGGATTTTTGCTGGAGTCTCTGGAGCTTGAAGCGCAATTGCGTCAAGCGATCTCAAATAATGAGTTGCAGGTTTACTATCAGCCGAAAGTCGATGCCGATAGCGAAAAAATCGTCGGGCTTGAGGCGTTGTTGCGATGGATACAGCCTGAAAAAGGGATGATCTCGCCGGGCCTGTTCATTCCTCTCGCCGAACAAACCGATTTGATACATGAAATCGGGCTGTGGGTGATCCAGGAGGTTTGTCGCCAATTAAGAGAATGGTGTGACCTGGGTTTTTCAATGGTCCCCGTTGCCGTCAATCTTTCTGCAAAGCAGTTTCAATCTGCGAATCTTGCGAAATCTGTTCAAGAGATTCTGGAATCCTATCAAATTGATTCGGCGTGGTTTGAGTTTGAATTGACGGAAAGCATGATCATGAAAAACCCGCTGTCGTCGATTCGAATCATGGATGATCTGAAAAAATTGGGGATTCGTCTTGCCGTTGACGATTTTGGAACCGGTTATTCCTCATTGAATTACTTACGCCGCTTGCCTCTGGATTATTTAAAAATTGATCGCTCTTTTATAGATGATGTGACGCGGGATTTCAGTGCGGATGCGGTTGCAACGAGTATTATCGGTATTGCAAAAAGCCTTGGTATGCAAACGATTGCTGAAGGGGTGGAAACCGTCGAACAGTTGACGTTTTTAAAAGATAACCACTGTGATTTTATTCAGGGTTTTTATTTCTACCGGCCGATGCCGGCAGAACAGGTTTCTGAGCTTATGAATGAACCTTCTTGA
- a CDS encoding diguanylate cyclase — MTVAMMALIVLFHTVIHQGQMVKAEEAVYNLLQVQRAIRAYVKETIRPEMYRLEEQGILQPGYFSPELMSRSYVSREVLKLFIDSQGKEFSSSVFRYASLSPHNLKNLATPFEEQLLKRFAANEISEYCEKIIQGGEEILFYAVPLDRFGSSCMGCHSDPALAPPSLVQRYGDSHGFHRRPGELSGLMSISIPLASFKDQCAKTSAAVAVLTAIGFVGVFFLIRVLLAKKDVQDLLLEQQNAELDRLSTTDPLTGLWNRLRFNHEIVQLISQVQTSEEPLAMLIIDIDHFKEINDSHGHSTGDEVLKIFGAFLQQQSRKTDFVSRVGGEEFVILTVGMNRYDLGLFAQRLLDKMTEVTYPHGLRVTASLGIALYHDGEDHSLFFSRADKAMYQSKEKGRFCYTIEG; from the coding sequence TTGACCGTTGCCATGATGGCGCTGATCGTGCTTTTCCATACCGTTATCCACCAGGGTCAAATGGTTAAGGCTGAAGAAGCCGTTTATAACCTGCTACAGGTGCAACGAGCCATCCGCGCCTATGTCAAGGAGACCATCCGTCCGGAGATGTACCGCCTGGAGGAGCAGGGCATTCTTCAGCCGGGGTATTTTTCGCCGGAATTGATGTCGCGATCCTACGTCTCCCGTGAGGTCCTCAAATTATTTATCGATTCTCAGGGGAAAGAGTTTTCCTCTTCCGTCTTTCGTTATGCGTCTCTTTCACCCCATAACCTAAAGAATTTGGCGACCCCTTTTGAGGAACAGCTTCTCAAACGATTTGCGGCAAACGAAATCAGTGAATATTGTGAAAAAATCATCCAGGGCGGTGAAGAGATCCTTTTTTATGCTGTCCCTCTTGATCGTTTTGGCTCCTCCTGCATGGGATGCCACAGTGATCCCGCTTTGGCTCCACCCTCACTGGTTCAACGCTATGGAGACAGCCATGGGTTTCATCGACGGCCTGGAGAATTATCCGGTCTGATGTCGATCAGTATCCCGCTGGCGTCTTTTAAGGATCAGTGCGCAAAAACCTCCGCTGCCGTTGCTGTTTTAACGGCCATTGGCTTTGTCGGTGTCTTTTTTCTGATTCGGGTTCTTCTCGCTAAAAAAGATGTTCAGGATCTATTGCTCGAACAGCAGAATGCCGAGTTGGACCGTCTATCGACGACAGACCCCTTAACCGGGCTTTGGAACCGTTTACGTTTCAATCATGAGATCGTTCAGCTGATTTCACAGGTACAGACCAGTGAAGAGCCTTTAGCGATGCTCATTATCGACATCGATCATTTTAAAGAGATCAATGACTCCCACGGCCATTCGACTGGCGATGAGGTGCTGAAAATTTTTGGCGCATTTTTGCAACAACAAAGTCGTAAAACCGATTTTGTTTCACGAGTGGGAGGGGAGGAGTTTGTGATTTTGACGGTCGGTATGAACCGCTACGATCTTGGACTGTTTGCCCAGCGATTGCTGGATAAAATGACTGAAGTCACTTATCCGCATGGTCTACGAGTAACCGCGAGTCTCGGCATCGCTCTCTACCACGACGGCGAAGACCATTCTCTTTTTTTCAGCAGAGCGGATAAAGCCATGTACCAGTCTAAAGAGAAAGGACGTTTTTGTTATACTATTGAGGGATAG